The Algoriphagus sp. TR-M9 genome has a window encoding:
- a CDS encoding DUF6089 family protein, whose translation MKKLLFVIVFLTSTVAYSQSFYRFRFEEPWSFSASAGPTQYFGELYSFWKYNEGIQPDWNVNIAGHYTFGTNLRARLDFSYIKMSGSDPPSDPRAYRTPRNLNFRAQNWEATAMVEYYWFPVKVPNIHRPLWNPYIFAGLGMSTNNPETQLDGEWIDLRPLQLENNPYERYIITFPMGLGLKYKINVYMDLFLEGNYRFTLTDYMDDISAYNISEFYLDLVDDYVSGDNPNRLRLAVRNPNFLDDNGLPDVDKILRNGGRIRRGSGLTHRYDGYMTVNLGVEIYLAPDIWDNFFFRNRVNEKAFRFW comes from the coding sequence ATGAAAAAACTTCTATTTGTAATTGTTTTTCTGACCTCAACGGTAGCCTATTCCCAAAGTTTCTACCGCTTTAGATTTGAGGAACCATGGTCATTTTCTGCAAGTGCCGGCCCCACTCAATATTTTGGCGAGCTTTACTCCTTTTGGAAATATAACGAGGGCATTCAACCCGACTGGAATGTCAATATCGCCGGACATTACACCTTTGGAACCAATCTCAGAGCCCGACTGGATTTTTCCTATATCAAAATGTCCGGATCCGATCCTCCGTCAGATCCTAGGGCTTATCGAACGCCCAGAAATTTGAATTTCAGGGCTCAAAACTGGGAAGCTACCGCAATGGTAGAATATTACTGGTTTCCGGTAAAGGTTCCCAATATCCACCGCCCACTTTGGAATCCCTATATTTTTGCAGGTTTAGGAATGTCCACTAACAATCCGGAGACCCAGCTAGATGGTGAATGGATAGACCTGAGGCCACTTCAGTTGGAAAACAACCCTTACGAGCGATATATCATTACCTTTCCCATGGGTTTGGGCCTGAAGTATAAAATCAATGTGTATATGGATCTCTTCCTGGAAGGGAACTATAGATTCACGCTTACAGACTACATGGATGATATTTCCGCCTATAATATCAGTGAATTTTACCTAGACCTTGTAGATGACTATGTATCTGGTGACAATCCAAACCGTCTGAGGCTTGCCGTCCGAAACCCAAATTTCCTAGATGACAATGGGCTTCCGGATGTGGACAAAATTTTGAGAAACGGTGGAAGAATCCGCCGTGGATCCGGTCTTACGCACCGCTATGATGGATACATGACAGTAAACCTTGGCGTGGAAATTTACCTGGCTCCGGATATCTGGGATAACTTCTTCTTTAGAAATCGTGTGAACGAGAAAGCTTTCCGATTCTGGTAA
- a CDS encoding GntR family transcriptional regulator, with protein MEFNETKNIFLQIRDWVADQILQGKIVAGEKIPSVRELAVDMEVNRNTVMRSYTLMEEEGIIENKRGIGFFVAADAKQNLLQMQKQSFLNDELPGILHQIEVLKLNSKDLQILIQTIQSNDHENQQ; from the coding sequence ATGGAGTTTAACGAAACAAAAAACATCTTTCTCCAGATCCGGGATTGGGTAGCCGACCAGATTTTGCAAGGTAAAATTGTAGCAGGCGAGAAGATCCCTTCAGTAAGGGAATTGGCTGTGGATATGGAGGTAAACCGCAATACGGTGATGAGAAGCTATACGCTGATGGAGGAAGAGGGGATTATCGAGAACAAACGAGGCATCGGTTTTTTCGTAGCTGCTGACGCAAAACAAAATTTACTCCAAATGCAAAAGCAGTCCTTCTTAAATGATGAATTACCGGGCATTCTTCACCAGATAGAAGTGCTCAAACTCAATTCGAAGGATTTACAAATCCTGATTCAAACCATTCAATCCAACGACCATGAAAACCAGCAATAA
- a CDS encoding GNAT family N-acetyltransferase, whose translation MEELFSIEPFDRAQLEAPEETIIKPGGTIIYAKLGDEIVGTVGLHKISDGEFELVKMGVSPSVQGKGIGMALAKAILDKAKELGGKKVVLYTHSKLGPALRIYEKLGFKEAEMEAGKYCRCDIKMKVEI comes from the coding sequence GTGGAGGAATTATTCTCCATTGAGCCTTTTGACCGGGCTCAATTGGAAGCTCCAGAGGAGACCATCATCAAGCCAGGAGGAACCATTATCTACGCCAAATTAGGGGATGAAATAGTGGGGACGGTTGGCTTGCACAAGATTTCGGATGGGGAATTTGAGTTGGTCAAAATGGGCGTGTCACCGAGCGTTCAGGGAAAAGGTATAGGAATGGCTCTAGCCAAGGCAATTCTGGATAAAGCCAAAGAACTGGGAGGAAAAAAGGTAGTGTTATATACCCACTCCAAGCTTGGCCCAGCCTTGAGGATTTATGAGAAATTGGGTTTCAAAGAAGCTGAAATGGAAGCGGGCAAATATTGTCGCTGTGATATAAAGATGAAAGTAGAAATTTGA
- a CDS encoding HPP family protein: MKKQIQRGIRVSRYVFYKETLIDTKEHLWSFIGAFVGIGLITFFHSKSLNGYENLFLIGSFGASSVLVYGLIGSPLAQPRNLVGGHVVSAIVGVTVNLIFPNTLWVAAPLAVALSIVLMQITLTLHPPGGATALIAVIGSEKVKALGYMYVISPVLTGSLILLVVALVFNNITSQRKYPSHRPFKRTLKVLKRKRLIMNRRSLKL, encoded by the coding sequence ATGAAGAAGCAAATTCAGCGTGGAATACGCGTTTCACGATACGTTTTTTACAAGGAAACACTCATAGATACCAAAGAACACCTCTGGTCTTTTATAGGAGCGTTTGTAGGGATAGGATTGATCACATTTTTCCATTCCAAAAGCCTAAATGGTTATGAAAACCTCTTCCTCATAGGATCTTTTGGTGCGTCCAGTGTTTTAGTATATGGCTTAATTGGAAGCCCTTTGGCGCAGCCCAGAAATCTGGTCGGCGGACATGTAGTTTCAGCGATAGTGGGTGTGACTGTAAACTTGATTTTCCCAAATACACTATGGGTTGCTGCACCTTTGGCGGTAGCTTTGTCCATAGTGTTGATGCAAATAACGCTTACGCTGCATCCACCGGGTGGAGCTACGGCGCTCATCGCAGTGATCGGTTCAGAAAAAGTAAAAGCACTCGGATATATGTATGTAATTTCCCCTGTGCTGACCGGTTCCTTGATTCTGCTGGTAGTCGCTTTAGTTTTTAACAACATCACCTCACAGCGGAAATACCCATCGCATCGGCCGTTCAAGAGAACTTTAAAAGTATTGAAGAGAAAAAGGTTAATTATGAACAGAAGATCACTCAAACTTTAA
- a CDS encoding RidA family protein: MKFKNLLLTLSLVCLSPLLSYAQSPEEKLKELGLTLPEISSPIANYVKWRQVDNILYLSGNGPAVFGKVGAELSIDEGYQAARETGLEIIAVLKQATGGNLSRVKQFVKVLGMVNSDPAFTKQPAVINGFSDLMVEIFGEKGKHARSAVGVAALPNNMAVEIEVIVELEQ; the protein is encoded by the coding sequence ATGAAATTTAAAAACCTATTATTGACGCTAAGCCTAGTCTGTCTATCCCCGCTCTTATCTTATGCCCAAAGCCCGGAAGAAAAACTGAAAGAACTAGGCCTCACTCTCCCGGAGATCAGCTCACCTATAGCCAATTATGTAAAGTGGCGTCAAGTTGACAACATTTTGTACTTGTCTGGAAATGGTCCTGCAGTATTCGGAAAGGTAGGTGCAGAGCTGAGTATAGATGAAGGCTATCAAGCAGCTAGAGAAACCGGGCTGGAGATCATTGCTGTATTAAAGCAAGCCACAGGCGGAAATCTGAGCCGGGTAAAGCAATTTGTAAAAGTACTGGGAATGGTCAACTCAGATCCAGCATTTACCAAGCAGCCAGCAGTGATCAATGGCTTTTCAGACTTGATGGTAGAGATCTTTGGAGAAAAAGGAAAACATGCCCGCTCAGCAGTCGGTGTTGCTGCCTTACCAAATAATATGGCCGTGGAGATAGAGGTGATCGTGGAACTCGAACAATAG
- a CDS encoding mechanosensitive ion channel family protein, which produces MQEGIQEVAKEKATGFIEWVEQILSYSLVNVGESKLTIGLILTLIGSFVALLIISEWIRRLLVNKILSRYKIEAGTRQSIGTIVKYILILAGLFSILQTNGVDLSAFGILAGALGVGIGFGLQNITNNFISGLIILFEQPIKVGDRIEVGDVSGDVIKISARSTMIVTNDNITIIVPNSQFIDSQVINWSHNDRNIRFNFPVGVSYKEDPEKVKNILVEVAKANKGVLNTPEPDVLFDSYGDNSINFTLRVWSSEYSNRPKVLKSQLYYVIFEKFNANGIEIPFPQRDLHLKSGFDKLEK; this is translated from the coding sequence ATGCAAGAAGGAATTCAGGAGGTAGCCAAGGAAAAAGCGACAGGCTTTATAGAATGGGTGGAGCAAATATTAAGCTACAGCCTGGTAAACGTAGGAGAGTCAAAATTAACCATTGGCCTTATCCTGACGCTGATCGGCTCCTTCGTGGCTCTACTTATTATTTCCGAATGGATACGCCGACTACTGGTCAATAAAATACTTTCCAGGTACAAAATTGAGGCGGGCACCCGACAATCAATAGGTACCATAGTCAAGTATATTCTGATATTGGCAGGGCTTTTTTCCATCTTACAGACTAATGGCGTAGACCTGAGTGCATTTGGGATTCTGGCCGGTGCCTTGGGTGTAGGTATAGGTTTTGGTTTGCAAAACATCACCAACAACTTCATATCTGGCCTGATCATTCTCTTTGAGCAGCCGATCAAAGTAGGCGATCGCATAGAAGTGGGCGATGTATCCGGAGATGTGATCAAAATCTCCGCCAGATCCACCATGATCGTCACCAATGACAACATCACCATCATCGTACCCAACAGCCAGTTCATTGATAGTCAGGTGATCAACTGGTCACACAATGATCGAAATATCAGGTTCAACTTTCCGGTGGGCGTTTCCTACAAAGAAGATCCTGAGAAGGTCAAAAACATTTTGGTAGAGGTAGCCAAAGCCAATAAAGGAGTATTGAACACACCAGAACCTGACGTACTATTTGACAGCTATGGAGACAATAGCATCAACTTCACCCTGAGAGTCTGGTCATCTGAATACAGCAACCGACCAAAAGTTTTGAAAAGCCAATTATATTATGTGATCTTCGAAAAATTCAATGCAAACGGAATAGAAATTCCATTCCCGCAAAGAGACCTGCACCTCAAATCAGGGTTTGATAAGTTGGAAAAATAG